From Salarias fasciatus chromosome 12, fSalaFa1.1, whole genome shotgun sequence, the proteins below share one genomic window:
- the nr2f1a gene encoding nuclear receptor subfamily 2 group F member 1-A isoform X1: protein MAMVVSVWRDPQEDVAVGPPSGPNPAAQPAREQQQAASAAPHTPQTPSQPGPPSTPGTAGDKGSQNSGQSQQHIECVVCGDKSSGKHYGQFTCEGCKSFFKRSVRRNLTYSCRANRNCPIDQHHRNQCQYCRLKKCLKVGMRREAVQRGRMPPTQPNPGQYALTNGDPLNGHCYLSGYISLLLRAEPYPTSRYGSQCMQPNNIMGIENICELAARLLFSAVEWARNIPFFPDLQITDQVSLLRLTWSELFVLNAAQCSMPLHVAPLLAAAGLHASPMSADRVVAFMDHIRIFQEQVEKLKTLHVDSAEYSCLKAIVLFTSDACGLSDAAHIESLQEKSQCALEEYVRSQYPNQPSRFGKLLLRLPSLRTVSSSVIEQLFFVRLVGKTPIETLIRDMLLSGSSFNWPYMSIQ, encoded by the exons ATGGCAATGGTAGTTAGCGTCTGGCGAGATCCGCAGGAAGACGTGGCCGTAGGACCTCCGAGCGGCCCCAACCCAGCAGCGCAGCCGGcgagggagcagcagcaggcggcgtCGGCGGCGCCGCACACTCCGCAGACCCCCAGCCAGCCGGGACCCCCGTCCACGCCGGGGACCGCCGGGGACAAGGGGAGTCAGAATTCTGGACAGAGTCAGCAGCATATTGAATGTGTGGTTTGCGGAGACAAATCGAGCGGCAAACACTACGGCCAGTTCACCTGCGAGGGATGCAAAAGTTTCTTCAAGAGGAGTGTACGGAGGAACTTAACGTACTCATGTCGTGCCAATAGGAACTGTCCCATTGACCAGCACCACCGAAATCAGTGCCAATACTGCCGGCTGAAGAAGTGTTTAAAAGTGGGAATGCGGCGGGAAG CGGTTCAGCGAGGACGAATGCCTCCAACCCAGCCCAACCCAGGCCAGTACGCGCTGACGAACGGAGACCCTCTGAACGGCCACTGCTATCTGTCCGGATACATCTCGTTATTGCTGCGGGCTGAACCTTACCCGACGTCCCGGTACGGGAGCCAGTGCATGCAGCCCAACAATATCATGGGCATCGAGAACATCTGCGAGCTGGCGGCTCGCTTGCTCTTCAGCGCCGTGGAGTGGGCGAGAAACATCCCTTTCTTTCCCGACCTCCAGATCACCGACCAGGTGTCGCTTCTCAGGCTGACGTGGAGCGAGTTGTTTGTGCTTAACGCGGCCCAGTGCTCCATGCCTCTGCATGTGGCCCCTCTGCTCGCTGCGGCGGGCCTCCACGCCTCCCCGATGTCCGCGGACCGCGTAGTGGCTTTCATGGATCACATCCGGATCTTCCAGGAACAAGTGGAGAAGCTTAAAACCCTGCACGTAGACTCGGCAGAGTACAGCTGCCTCAAGGCCATCGTGCTTTTCACATCAG atGCTTGCGGCCTGTCGGACGCTGCTCACATCGAGAGTCTCCAGGAGAAATCCCAGTGCGCCCTGGAGGAGTACGTGAGGAGCCAGTACCCCAACCAGCCAAGCCGCTTTGGGAAGCTCCTGCTGCGGCTGCCCTCTCTGCGCACCGTCTCCTCTTCAGTAATCGAGCAGCTGTTCTTCGTCCGCTTGGTAGGTAAAACTCCTATTGAAACCCTCATCAGGGATATGCTATTATCCGGGAGCAGCTTCAACTGGCCTTACATGTCCATCCAATGA
- the nr2f1a gene encoding nuclear receptor subfamily 2 group F member 1-A isoform X2, whose protein sequence is MAMVVSVWRDPQEDVAVGPPSGPNPAAQPAREQQQAASAAPHTPQTPSQPGPPSTPGTAGDKGSQNSGQSQQHIECVVCGDKSSGKHYGQFTCEGCKSFFKRSVRRNLTYSCRANRNCPIDQHHRNQCQYCRLKKCLKVGMRREVQRGRMPPTQPNPGQYALTNGDPLNGHCYLSGYISLLLRAEPYPTSRYGSQCMQPNNIMGIENICELAARLLFSAVEWARNIPFFPDLQITDQVSLLRLTWSELFVLNAAQCSMPLHVAPLLAAAGLHASPMSADRVVAFMDHIRIFQEQVEKLKTLHVDSAEYSCLKAIVLFTSDACGLSDAAHIESLQEKSQCALEEYVRSQYPNQPSRFGKLLLRLPSLRTVSSSVIEQLFFVRLVGKTPIETLIRDMLLSGSSFNWPYMSIQ, encoded by the exons ATGGCAATGGTAGTTAGCGTCTGGCGAGATCCGCAGGAAGACGTGGCCGTAGGACCTCCGAGCGGCCCCAACCCAGCAGCGCAGCCGGcgagggagcagcagcaggcggcgtCGGCGGCGCCGCACACTCCGCAGACCCCCAGCCAGCCGGGACCCCCGTCCACGCCGGGGACCGCCGGGGACAAGGGGAGTCAGAATTCTGGACAGAGTCAGCAGCATATTGAATGTGTGGTTTGCGGAGACAAATCGAGCGGCAAACACTACGGCCAGTTCACCTGCGAGGGATGCAAAAGTTTCTTCAAGAGGAGTGTACGGAGGAACTTAACGTACTCATGTCGTGCCAATAGGAACTGTCCCATTGACCAGCACCACCGAAATCAGTGCCAATACTGCCGGCTGAAGAAGTGTTTAAAAGTGGGAATGCGGCGGGAAG TTCAGCGAGGACGAATGCCTCCAACCCAGCCCAACCCAGGCCAGTACGCGCTGACGAACGGAGACCCTCTGAACGGCCACTGCTATCTGTCCGGATACATCTCGTTATTGCTGCGGGCTGAACCTTACCCGACGTCCCGGTACGGGAGCCAGTGCATGCAGCCCAACAATATCATGGGCATCGAGAACATCTGCGAGCTGGCGGCTCGCTTGCTCTTCAGCGCCGTGGAGTGGGCGAGAAACATCCCTTTCTTTCCCGACCTCCAGATCACCGACCAGGTGTCGCTTCTCAGGCTGACGTGGAGCGAGTTGTTTGTGCTTAACGCGGCCCAGTGCTCCATGCCTCTGCATGTGGCCCCTCTGCTCGCTGCGGCGGGCCTCCACGCCTCCCCGATGTCCGCGGACCGCGTAGTGGCTTTCATGGATCACATCCGGATCTTCCAGGAACAAGTGGAGAAGCTTAAAACCCTGCACGTAGACTCGGCAGAGTACAGCTGCCTCAAGGCCATCGTGCTTTTCACATCAG atGCTTGCGGCCTGTCGGACGCTGCTCACATCGAGAGTCTCCAGGAGAAATCCCAGTGCGCCCTGGAGGAGTACGTGAGGAGCCAGTACCCCAACCAGCCAAGCCGCTTTGGGAAGCTCCTGCTGCGGCTGCCCTCTCTGCGCACCGTCTCCTCTTCAGTAATCGAGCAGCTGTTCTTCGTCCGCTTGGTAGGTAAAACTCCTATTGAAACCCTCATCAGGGATATGCTATTATCCGGGAGCAGCTTCAACTGGCCTTACATGTCCATCCAATGA